Proteins from a single region of Desulfolutivibrio sulfoxidireducens:
- a CDS encoding FliH/SctL family protein, with amino-acid sequence MSLSSRTSGVAAPTGRVVLGIGAAGPQETTVAEIEARRSPMHFERMEAEFWERVRAKAQDKAREIMAQAMAEAERLKASARAEGLAEGTEQARVQFDAHLDEMGKAFAETLAAIQKDRKTLWASYQRDFTTLLRLAVEKTLGILLEERRRDVLGSLLDEALDVIDSRTELTVTVNPDDAPMIEELLSRASTTRQGLERWRVKGDASLTPGGVRLESRDGMADNTVDSRFAEVAHVFDRLSVGAEGDPGPDGGGHGT; translated from the coding sequence ATGTCTTTGTCTAGCCGGACAAGCGGCGTCGCGGCCCCGACGGGCCGGGTGGTACTGGGCATCGGCGCGGCCGGCCCCCAGGAGACCACCGTGGCCGAGATCGAGGCCAGGCGTTCGCCCATGCATTTCGAGCGCATGGAGGCCGAATTCTGGGAGCGGGTCCGGGCCAAGGCCCAGGACAAGGCCAGGGAGATCATGGCCCAGGCCATGGCCGAGGCCGAAAGGCTCAAGGCCTCGGCCCGGGCCGAGGGGCTGGCCGAGGGCACGGAGCAGGCCCGGGTTCAGTTCGACGCCCATCTGGACGAAATGGGCAAGGCCTTCGCCGAGACCCTCGCGGCCATCCAGAAGGACCGCAAAACCCTGTGGGCCTCCTACCAGCGGGATTTCACCACACTGTTGCGCCTGGCCGTGGAAAAGACCCTGGGCATCCTTCTCGAGGAGCGACGCCGGGACGTCCTGGGGAGCCTTTTGGACGAGGCCCTGGACGTCATCGACTCCCGCACGGAGCTGACCGTGACCGTCAATCCCGACGACGCGCCCATGATCGAGGAGCTTTTGTCCCGGGCCTCGACCACCAGGCAGGGCCTTGAGCGCTGGCGGGTCAAGGGCGACGCCTCCCTGACCCCGGGCGGGGTACGCCTGGAGAGCCGCGACGGCATGGCCGACAACACCGTGGACAGCCGCTTCGCCGAGGTGGCACACGTTTTCGACAGACTTTCCGTGGGCGCCGAGGGCGATCCCGGCCCCGACGGCGGCGGCCATGGAACTTGA
- a CDS encoding FliI/YscN family ATPase — protein MELDAKAVISVLEDLSPAQTYGKVTKVVGLIAEGRGIKAPVGSVCRLLPDDSRGAEIPAEVVGFRDGACLFMPYGDMRGISPGTLIKNTSTPPLMPVGRRFLGRTVNAFGDPIDDLGPIFPRKFRHIFADPPSPLERPRINDPLDVGVRAINGLLTLGKGQRVGIMAGSGVGKSTLMGMIARGTKADVNVIGLVGERGREVLEFIEKDLGPEGLARSVLVVATSDQSPLIRMRAAYAATAMAEYFRDEGADVILMMDSVTRFAMAGREVGLAAGEPPTTRGYTPSVFAHLPKLLERAGKNKAGSITGIYTVLVDGDDFTEPIADSTRSILDGHIVLTRDLADQGHFPAIDVLKSISRLRSDVTTPKEREAGTTLIRLLATYRRVEDMVNIGAYARGSNPDIDRALEMIGPINAYLRQDVGEPSPLANSFAALAALAGS, from the coding sequence ATGGAACTTGACGCCAAGGCCGTGATCAGCGTCCTTGAGGACTTAAGCCCGGCCCAGACCTACGGCAAGGTCACCAAGGTGGTGGGCCTTATCGCCGAGGGCCGGGGCATCAAGGCCCCGGTGGGTTCGGTGTGCCGGCTTCTGCCGGACGACTCCCGGGGCGCGGAGATACCGGCCGAGGTAGTCGGATTCCGCGACGGGGCGTGTCTTTTCATGCCCTACGGGGACATGCGCGGCATAAGCCCGGGCACGCTCATAAAAAACACCTCCACCCCGCCGCTTATGCCCGTGGGCCGGCGTTTCCTGGGCCGCACCGTGAACGCCTTCGGCGATCCCATAGACGATCTCGGCCCGATCTTTCCCCGCAAATTCCGCCACATCTTCGCCGATCCGCCAAGTCCCCTGGAGCGGCCGCGCATCAACGACCCCCTGGACGTGGGGGTCCGGGCCATAAACGGCCTTTTGACCCTGGGCAAGGGCCAGCGGGTGGGCATCATGGCCGGTTCGGGCGTCGGCAAATCCACGCTCATGGGCATGATCGCCCGGGGCACCAAGGCCGACGTCAACGTCATCGGCCTTGTGGGCGAGCGCGGCCGGGAGGTTCTGGAATTCATCGAAAAGGATTTGGGGCCGGAGGGTCTGGCCCGCTCGGTGCTGGTCGTGGCCACCTCGGACCAAAGCCCGCTGATCCGCATGCGCGCGGCCTACGCGGCCACGGCCATGGCCGAATATTTCCGGGACGAGGGCGCGGACGTGATTCTGATGATGGATTCCGTGACCCGCTTCGCCATGGCCGGCCGGGAGGTGGGGCTGGCCGCCGGGGAGCCGCCGACCACCAGGGGCTACACCCCCTCGGTCTTCGCGCATCTGCCCAAGCTTTTGGAGCGGGCCGGAAAAAACAAGGCCGGCTCCATCACCGGCATCTATACCGTGCTGGTGGACGGCGACGACTTCACCGAGCCCATCGCCGACTCCACCCGGTCGATTCTGGACGGGCACATCGTGCTCACCCGGGATCTGGCCGACCAGGGCCATTTTCCGGCCATCGACGTCTTAAAGAGCATCAGCCGCCTGCGCTCGGACGTGACCACGCCCAAGGAGCGCGAGGCGGGCACGACGCTGATCCGTCTTCTGGCCACCTACCGCCGGGTGGAGGACATGGTGAACATCGGGGCCTACGCCCGGGGGTCCAATCCGGACATCGACCGGGCCCTGGAGATGATCGGCCCCATCAACGCCTATCTGCGCCAGGACGTGGGGGAGCCGTCCCCCCTGGCGAACAGCTTCGCGGCCCTGGCCGCCCTGGCCGGTTCCTGA
- the cfa gene encoding cyclopropane fatty acyl phospholipid synthase, producing the protein MSRAERIVATLLAHAGIAINGPEPWDIRVHDPGLFPRVLRDKSLGLGEAYMEKWWDCDCLDEFFRRVCVAELDAWARKSLPLVLDTFLERLLNRQTRRKSKTVAKRHYDLGNEMFLSWLDPHNQYSCAYFAGTDDLETAQRQKLDLIRRKLDVRPGQAVLDIGCGWGGLSRYLAEHCGCTVTGVNISHEQVAYAKKCAAARGLSVEIVERDYRDLDGRFDKVVSVGMFEHVGQKNHRDFMRAVSRAMRDGGTFLLHTIAANVSSTGCDPWIRKYIFPGGSLPSLAQISRAAEGLFVIEDAHNLGPHYDKTLMAWRERFKAAWPGMRDRFPESFRRMWEYYLLSCAGAFRARAVQLWQLVMTKPGTPQPPCRVE; encoded by the coding sequence ATGAGCAGGGCCGAACGCATTGTGGCCACCCTCCTGGCGCATGCCGGGATCGCCATCAATGGGCCGGAACCGTGGGACATCCGGGTCCACGACCCGGGGCTTTTTCCCCGTGTCCTTCGAGACAAGAGCCTGGGCCTTGGCGAGGCCTACATGGAAAAATGGTGGGACTGCGACTGCCTGGATGAATTCTTCCGCCGCGTCTGCGTCGCCGAACTGGACGCCTGGGCGCGAAAAAGCCTGCCGCTTGTGCTCGACACCTTCCTCGAACGCCTGCTCAACCGCCAGACGCGCCGCAAATCCAAGACCGTGGCCAAGCGGCACTACGACCTGGGCAACGAGATGTTTCTGTCCTGGCTCGACCCCCACAACCAGTACAGTTGCGCCTACTTCGCCGGGACCGACGACCTGGAAACGGCCCAGAGGCAAAAGCTCGACCTCATCCGCCGCAAGCTCGACGTCAGGCCCGGCCAGGCCGTCCTGGACATCGGGTGCGGCTGGGGCGGGCTATCCAGGTACCTGGCCGAACACTGCGGCTGCACGGTCACCGGGGTGAACATCTCCCACGAGCAGGTGGCCTACGCCAAAAAATGCGCGGCCGCGCGGGGGCTTTCGGTGGAGATCGTCGAGCGCGACTACCGCGACCTCGATGGCCGCTTCGACAAGGTCGTCTCCGTGGGCATGTTCGAGCACGTGGGCCAGAAAAACCACCGGGATTTCATGCGCGCCGTCAGCCGGGCCATGCGCGACGGAGGCACGTTCCTTCTGCACACCATCGCCGCCAACGTCTCCTCCACCGGGTGCGACCCGTGGATCCGCAAGTACATCTTTCCCGGCGGCTCGCTGCCCTCCCTGGCCCAGATATCCCGGGCCGCCGAGGGGCTTTTCGTCATTGAGGACGCCCACAACCTGGGTCCCCATTACGACAAGACGCTCATGGCCTGGCGCGAGCGCTTCAAGGCCGCCTGGCCCGGGATGCGGGACCGGTTTCCGGAGAGCTTCCGGCGCATGTGGGAGTACTATCTGTTGTCCTGCGCCGGGGCCTTTCGGGCCCGGGCCGTGCAGTTGTGGCAACTGGTCATGACCAAGCCCGGCACCCCGCAGCCGCCGTGCCGGGTGGAGTGA
- a CDS encoding Eco29kI family restriction endonuclease gives MDIKPYNPLDKMNLGGSVADAMLERAVHPLSGLESFNGAGIYAIYYTGDFEAYNPLAAKNINGKFEAPIYVGKAVPPGARKGNFGLDAEPGMALYKRLQEHAESVNAAENLRIEHFFCRFLVVDDIWIPLGESLLIAKFAPIWNKLIDGFGNHDPGKGRYEGARPKWDTLHPGRGWASKCAERAETPQQIMEEIKAYLRGIA, from the coding sequence ATGGATATAAAGCCTTACAATCCTCTCGATAAAATGAACCTTGGGGGCAGCGTGGCGGACGCCATGCTGGAAAGAGCGGTGCATCCTTTGAGCGGATTGGAATCATTCAACGGCGCGGGCATCTACGCCATTTATTACACGGGCGATTTTGAGGCGTATAACCCGCTGGCGGCGAAGAACATAAATGGTAAATTTGAAGCTCCCATTTATGTGGGAAAAGCCGTTCCCCCCGGCGCGAGGAAAGGAAACTTCGGCTTGGATGCCGAGCCCGGCATGGCTCTGTATAAGCGCTTACAAGAACATGCTGAAAGCGTGAACGCCGCTGAAAACTTACGAATTGAGCATTTCTTTTGCCGCTTTTTGGTGGTGGACGATATCTGGATTCCCTTGGGCGAATCTCTGCTAATTGCCAAATTCGCGCCGATTTGGAATAAACTCATCGATGGTTTCGGAAACCATGACCCAGGTAAAGGGCGGTATGAAGGCGCGCGTCCTAAGTGGGATACTCTTCATCCTGGTCGGGGTTGGGCAAGCAAATGCGCCGAGAGGGCCGAAACACCACAACAGATAATGGAAGAGATTAAAGCGTATTTACGAGGAATCGCCTGA
- a CDS encoding DNA cytosine methyltransferase, translated as MRSVELFAGAGGLALGASLAGFTPDAVIEWDKWACDTIRENQQRQNPLVVDWPLHEQDVRLFDFSTIKGVDLVAGGPPCQPFSLGGKHRAYSDKRDMFPTAIDTVRRLQPKAFLMENVKGLTRAAFTNYLQYTILQLSYPELVRLPKEGWMEHLARLEKEKTSGKVQGLTYDVVCRVVNAADYGIPQRRERVFIVGFRHDLGIRWSFPETTHSLDGLIYAQWVSGEYWDRHKVSRKERGNLDAKHKTRIEKLRGIDAAPLDRPWLTVRDALQGLPDPQDKKAAAMHGNHIFQPGARIYAGHTGSPLDFPAKTLKAGDHGVPGGENMLVIPTGKARYFTVRESARLQTFPDTYVFHGSWTETMRQLGNAVPVALARIMAGSIAEKLIEAETKKLIAKMTRAA; from the coding sequence ATGAGATCTGTTGAACTGTTCGCTGGAGCCGGAGGGTTGGCCTTAGGGGCATCCTTGGCCGGATTCACTCCCGATGCGGTCATAGAATGGGATAAATGGGCGTGCGATACCATCCGCGAAAACCAACAGAGACAGAACCCGCTGGTGGTGGATTGGCCTTTGCACGAGCAAGACGTGCGCCTGTTTGATTTTTCCACCATCAAGGGCGTTGACCTTGTTGCTGGTGGCCCACCTTGCCAGCCGTTTTCCCTTGGCGGAAAGCACAGAGCCTACTCCGACAAACGGGATATGTTTCCCACCGCCATTGATACCGTGCGACGTTTACAGCCCAAAGCCTTCCTTATGGAGAACGTCAAAGGACTCACCAGGGCGGCGTTCACCAACTATTTGCAATATACCATCCTGCAACTGAGCTATCCAGAGCTAGTGCGTCTCCCTAAAGAAGGCTGGATGGAACACCTTGCCCGTCTAGAAAAAGAAAAAACTTCCGGTAAAGTGCAAGGGCTCACTTATGACGTGGTTTGCCGAGTGGTGAATGCCGCCGATTACGGCATTCCGCAACGTCGTGAGCGAGTGTTTATTGTGGGATTTCGCCATGATTTAGGAATCCGCTGGTCTTTCCCTGAAACGACCCACTCCTTAGACGGCTTGATTTATGCTCAATGGGTAAGTGGTGAGTATTGGGATCGCCACAAAGTAAGCCGTAAGGAACGTGGCAACCTGGACGCCAAACATAAAACCCGCATAGAAAAATTACGCGGAATCGATGCCGCGCCTTTGGATAGGCCGTGGCTCACCGTGCGGGACGCGCTGCAAGGCTTGCCCGACCCTCAGGATAAAAAAGCCGCCGCGATGCACGGTAACCATATTTTTCAGCCGGGAGCGAGGATTTACGCTGGGCACACCGGAAGTCCTTTGGATTTCCCCGCTAAGACGCTTAAAGCCGGTGACCACGGCGTTCCCGGAGGGGAAAACATGCTGGTCATACCGACCGGCAAGGCACGGTACTTCACGGTCAGGGAATCCGCCCGCCTGCAAACATTCCCTGATACGTATGTTTTTCACGGTTCATGGACGGAAACCATGCGCCAGCTTGGCAATGCTGTCCCGGTGGCTCTCGCCCGCATTATGGCGGGCAGCATCGCGGAAAAATTGATTGAAGCTGAAACCAAAAAACTTATAGCCAAGATGACGCGGGCCGCCTGA
- a CDS encoding very short patch repair endonuclease, with protein sequence MDSVSPEKRSWVMAQVKGRNTRPEKAVRSLLHHMGYRFRLQRKGLPGKPDIVLPKYHAVIFVHGCYWHRHDCPNGRRFPKSRLDFWLPKLEGNRERDIINQAKLREQGWNILVIWECMLRDEIALQKTIRAFLDGSARK encoded by the coding sequence ATGGATTCTGTCAGCCCGGAAAAGCGCAGTTGGGTGATGGCCCAGGTGAAGGGGCGCAACACGAGGCCGGAAAAAGCCGTGCGTTCCCTCCTGCATCACATGGGCTACCGGTTCCGGCTCCAAAGGAAAGGCCTTCCGGGCAAACCGGACATTGTATTGCCAAAATATCACGCCGTGATTTTTGTGCATGGTTGTTACTGGCACCGGCACGATTGTCCCAATGGCAGGCGGTTTCCAAAATCCCGCCTTGATTTTTGGCTTCCAAAGCTGGAAGGCAACCGGGAACGCGACATAATAAACCAAGCCAAATTGCGGGAACAGGGTTGGAATATCCTGGTCATTTGGGAATGCATGCTTCGGGATGAAATAGCCTTACAAAAGACTATTCGTGCCTTTCTTGATGGCTCGGCACGAAAGTAA
- a CDS encoding sulfite exporter TauE/SafE family protein, with translation MDTLLLDASKFIALTPENITFLFIVGFIGGLVSGFIGSGGAFVLTPGMMSLGVPGTVAVASNMCHKFPKALVGAIKRFKYGQVDIKLGLVMAISAGVGVQVGIKLQNFILSQWGQAGSDLYVSLSFVAVLVIVGGYVLRDAITTSRRGGSEQVAPLARRVQSINLWPMMTFKTSGIRVSFWFTVPVGFATGMLAATIAVGGFIGVPGMIYVLGASSLVSSATELVVAFTMGLFGSINWAMQGMVDIRLVLIILGGSLLGVQLGAIGTTYVREHMIKIVMAVIMLVVAVSRGIAVPKYLAKLGIMDLSENTIWIMDKVSFVFMCAALVIGAVIILGSMWKARRAPAEAVESA, from the coding sequence ATGGATACGCTTCTTCTTGACGCCAGCAAGTTCATCGCCCTGACTCCGGAGAACATCACGTTCCTGTTCATTGTGGGGTTCATAGGCGGTTTGGTCAGCGGTTTCATCGGTTCCGGCGGGGCCTTCGTGCTCACGCCCGGCATGATGAGCCTGGGGGTTCCGGGCACCGTGGCTGTGGCCAGCAACATGTGTCACAAATTCCCCAAGGCCCTGGTCGGGGCCATCAAGCGCTTCAAGTACGGCCAGGTGGACATCAAGCTGGGGCTGGTCATGGCCATCTCGGCCGGGGTCGGCGTGCAGGTGGGCATCAAGCTGCAAAACTTCATTTTGAGCCAGTGGGGCCAGGCCGGTTCGGATCTGTACGTGAGTCTGTCCTTCGTGGCCGTGTTGGTCATCGTGGGCGGCTATGTCCTGCGCGACGCCATCACCACCTCGCGCCGGGGCGGGAGCGAACAGGTGGCCCCGCTGGCCCGCCGGGTCCAGTCCATCAACCTGTGGCCGATGATGACCTTCAAGACCTCCGGGATTCGCGTCTCGTTCTGGTTCACGGTTCCGGTCGGGTTCGCCACCGGGATGCTGGCGGCCACCATCGCGGTGGGCGGGTTCATCGGCGTGCCGGGCATGATCTACGTGCTCGGGGCCTCGAGCCTCGTGTCCTCGGCCACGGAGTTGGTCGTCGCCTTCACCATGGGCCTGTTCGGGTCCATCAACTGGGCCATGCAGGGCATGGTGGACATCCGCCTGGTGCTGATCATCCTGGGCGGGTCGCTCCTGGGCGTGCAGCTCGGGGCCATCGGCACCACCTATGTGCGCGAGCATATGATCAAGATCGTCATGGCCGTGATCATGCTGGTGGTGGCCGTGAGCCGGGGCATCGCCGTGCCCAAGTACCTAGCCAAGCTGGGGATCATGGATCTGTCCGAGAACACGATATGGATCATGGACAAGGTCAGCTTCGTCTTCATGTGCGCGGCCCTTGTGATCGGCGCGGTGATCATCCTGGGCAGCATGTGGAAGGCCAGGCGGGCTCCCGCGGAGGCCGTGGAAAGCGCGTAA
- a CDS encoding S16 family serine protease, giving the protein MIFFRKTEEDRQSPPAPEGLRERAAAAALPEAVRTAVNTELSRLANTDPSAAEYAISHAYVELVLALPWESVTPDNLDLARAEAVLDEGHAGLGQIKDRILEHLSSRTMRQSRQAWILVVDDEPIARENLRHVLAREGYRVETAENGQTALERVRRFEFDLIVTDLKMDRMDGLQLLEQAKKVSPGTKIMIVTGYATVDTAVRALKTGAAHYLPKPIDLDELRTSVRTILADRDAGLASRSPILCFVGPPGVGKTSVGMAIAKAMGRKFTRISLADLRDDAELRGHRRTYVGALPGRVIGALRDLGVRNPVFMLDEVDKIGRDVKGDPAQALLEILDPEQNARFVDRYLEVPFDLSGVFFIATANSTERLAGPILDRMEVVPFSGYAEDEKVEIAARFLVPRQLREHGLTHPFPEFTEGALRRIIRDYTNEAGVRGLEREIARVCRKIARVCLTEGKSGFEASVEPELAAALLGPRRFAHEAAARGARPGTAWGLVWSEAGGEIVSVEVSRMRGASRLLLTGSLGEVLKESGQIALSHIRGNAVDLGVDPGFFAGHDIHIHIPAGGVSKDGPSAGLTIAVALFSLLTGRPTPPEVAFSGEISLSGRVLRVGGIREKLLAAVRAGIKKVVLPEENAADIEVLRRTMTAMPEIALIAEVDQAFATVFDPVAGEAAPPPHAAEAKGQP; this is encoded by the coding sequence ATGATTTTTTTTCGAAAGACGGAGGAGGACCGCCAGTCCCCGCCCGCCCCCGAGGGCCTGCGCGAGCGCGCGGCGGCCGCCGCCCTGCCCGAGGCCGTCCGGACGGCCGTGAACACCGAGCTTTCCAGGCTGGCCAACACCGATCCCTCGGCCGCCGAATACGCCATCTCCCACGCCTATGTGGAGCTGGTTCTGGCCCTGCCCTGGGAGAGCGTCACCCCGGACAACCTGGACCTGGCAAGGGCCGAGGCGGTCCTGGACGAGGGCCATGCCGGGCTTGGCCAGATCAAGGACCGCATCCTGGAGCACCTTTCCTCCCGGACCATGCGCCAGTCCCGCCAGGCCTGGATCCTGGTGGTGGACGACGAGCCCATCGCCCGGGAAAACCTGCGCCACGTGCTGGCCCGCGAGGGCTACCGGGTGGAGACGGCCGAAAACGGCCAGACGGCGCTTGAACGGGTGCGCCGCTTCGAGTTCGACCTGATCGTCACCGACCTCAAGATGGATCGCATGGACGGGCTGCAACTGCTCGAACAGGCCAAAAAGGTCTCCCCGGGCACCAAGATCATGATCGTCACCGGCTACGCCACCGTGGACACGGCCGTGCGGGCCCTAAAGACCGGGGCGGCGCACTACCTGCCCAAGCCCATCGACCTGGACGAACTGCGGACCTCGGTGCGGACCATCCTGGCCGATCGGGACGCGGGGCTGGCCTCGCGCTCGCCCATCCTGTGCTTCGTCGGGCCGCCCGGGGTGGGCAAGACCTCGGTGGGCATGGCCATCGCCAAGGCCATGGGCCGGAAGTTCACCCGCATCTCCCTGGCCGATCTGCGCGACGACGCCGAGCTTCGCGGCCATCGCCGGACCTACGTGGGGGCCTTGCCCGGCCGGGTGATCGGGGCCCTGCGGGATCTTGGCGTGCGCAACCCAGTGTTTATGCTCGACGAGGTGGACAAGATCGGCCGGGACGTCAAAGGCGACCCGGCCCAGGCCCTGCTCGAGATCCTGGACCCGGAGCAGAACGCCCGGTTCGTGGACCGCTACCTGGAGGTCCCCTTCGACCTCTCGGGGGTGTTTTTCATCGCCACGGCCAACTCCACCGAGCGTCTGGCCGGCCCGATCCTGGACCGCATGGAGGTGGTGCCCTTTTCGGGATACGCCGAGGACGAGAAGGTGGAGATCGCCGCCCGCTTCCTGGTGCCGCGCCAACTGCGCGAGCACGGCCTGACCCATCCCTTTCCGGAGTTCACGGAGGGGGCGCTGCGGCGCATCATCCGCGACTACACCAACGAGGCCGGGGTGCGGGGGCTGGAGCGGGAGATCGCCCGGGTGTGCCGCAAGATCGCCCGGGTATGCCTGACCGAGGGCAAAAGCGGTTTCGAGGCCAGCGTCGAGCCCGAACTGGCCGCCGCCCTGCTCGGCCCCAGGCGGTTCGCCCACGAGGCCGCGGCCCGGGGGGCGCGGCCGGGAACGGCCTGGGGGCTGGTATGGTCCGAGGCCGGAGGGGAGATCGTGTCCGTGGAGGTCTCCCGGATGCGCGGGGCCAGCCGGCTTCTGCTCACCGGGTCGCTGGGCGAGGTGCTCAAGGAATCGGGGCAGATCGCCCTAAGCCACATCCGGGGCAACGCCGTGGATCTGGGCGTGGACCCGGGCTTTTTCGCCGGCCACGACATCCACATCCACATCCCGGCCGGAGGCGTGTCCAAGGACGGCCCCTCGGCCGGCCTGACCATTGCCGTGGCCCTTTTTTCCCTGCTCACGGGACGTCCGACGCCCCCGGAGGTGGCCTTTTCCGGGGAAATCTCCCTTTCGGGGCGTGTGCTTCGGGTCGGGGGGATACGCGAGAAGCTCCTGGCGGCGGTCCGGGCCGGGATCAAGAAGGTGGTCCTGCCCGAGGAGAACGCCGCCGACATCGAGGTGCTGCGCCGGACCATGACCGCCATGCCCGAGATCGCGCTCATCGCCGAGGTGGACCAGGCCTTCGCGACCGTCTTCGATCCCGTTGCCGGGGAGGCCGCGCCGCCGCCGCACGCCGCCGAGGCAAAGGGCCAGCCATGA
- a CDS encoding sensor histidine kinase, translating to MNIRQKIVLSIFVAFAGMGLLGSISYDHLLRIGEALRLAEVVDDLSNDILEVRRYEKNYLLYAMDEDYRESLLYVDKSLDIIRGSIAPSGDGQAAAEGEADFAGLRAQLEGYRRTFGDLAAMSGKTPPEAVEKAQATLREQGKGLVGTSRRIKEVQRDGILRIVDNLKRQLLLSTLALIFLGLGFSWVVGRRIITALHLIENTTRQVAKGHFQAIDLPASRDETRDVVKALNRMIVELDKRQNQLLQEKKLASLGVLTSGIAHQLNNPLNNISTSCQILREEDIGKNDAFVGQMLDNIHHEVLRSRDIVKGLLEFSRENEFSIKPTRLAEVVERSVGLVAAQLPADVDIARRVPDDLCVPMDPQRMQEVFLNLFLNAAQAIGNTPGTITVSAGRDPEAGQAVIRVEDTGRGIVPEHLGRVFDPFFTLKEVGKGTGLGLSVVFGIVKKHGGTIVAESEPGQGAAFIIRLPLGAPACPPDDVEDGPKEVPIA from the coding sequence ATGAACATCCGCCAGAAAATCGTCCTGAGCATCTTTGTGGCCTTCGCGGGCATGGGGCTTCTGGGGAGCATCTCCTACGACCACCTGCTGCGCATCGGCGAGGCCCTGCGCCTGGCCGAGGTGGTGGACGACCTGAGCAACGACATTCTCGAGGTCCGGCGCTACGAAAAAAACTACCTGCTCTACGCCATGGACGAGGACTACCGGGAAAGCCTGCTTTACGTGGACAAAAGCCTGGACATCATCCGCGGCAGCATTGCCCCGTCCGGGGACGGACAGGCCGCCGCCGAGGGCGAGGCCGACTTCGCCGGGCTGCGCGCCCAACTCGAAGGCTATCGTCGGACCTTCGGGGATCTGGCCGCCATGAGCGGAAAAACGCCCCCGGAGGCCGTGGAGAAGGCCCAGGCCACGCTTCGCGAGCAGGGCAAGGGGCTGGTGGGCACCTCCCGGCGCATCAAGGAGGTCCAGCGCGACGGCATCCTGCGCATCGTGGACAACCTCAAGCGGCAACTGCTTCTCTCCACCCTGGCCCTGATTTTCCTGGGCCTGGGTTTTTCCTGGGTGGTGGGACGGCGGATCATCACCGCCCTGCACCTGATCGAGAACACCACCCGCCAGGTGGCCAAGGGCCATTTCCAGGCCATCGACCTGCCGGCCAGCCGGGACGAGACCCGGGACGTGGTCAAGGCCTTAAACCGCATGATCGTGGAACTGGACAAGCGGCAAAACCAGCTCCTGCAGGAAAAAAAGCTGGCCTCCCTGGGCGTTCTGACCTCGGGCATCGCCCACCAGCTCAACAACCCGTTAAATAACATCTCCACCTCCTGCCAGATCCTGCGCGAGGAGGACATCGGCAAAAACGACGCCTTTGTCGGACAGATGCTGGACAACATCCACCACGAGGTCCTGCGCTCCCGGGACATCGTCAAGGGCCTTCTGGAATTCTCCCGGGAAAACGAGTTTTCCATAAAGCCCACCCGGCTGGCCGAGGTCGTGGAACGCTCGGTGGGGCTGGTGGCCGCGCAGCTTCCGGCCGACGTGGACATCGCCCGCCGGGTGCCGGACGATCTGTGCGTGCCCATGGACCCCCAGCGCATGCAGGAGGTCTTTTTGAACCTCTTTCTCAACGCGGCCCAGGCCATCGGGAACACCCCGGGGACCATCACCGTATCCGCCGGGCGCGACCCGGAGGCCGGCCAGGCCGTGATCCGGGTGGAGGACACCGGCCGGGGCATCGTGCCCGAACACCTGGGTCGGGTCTTCGATCCCTTCTTCACCTTGAAGGAGGTGGGCAAGGGCACGGGGCTTGGGCTTTCGGTGGTTTTCGGCATCGTCAAGAAACACGGCGGGACCATCGTCGCCGAGAGCGAACCCGGCCAGGGCGCGGCCTTCATCATCCGCCTGCCCCTTGGCGCGCCGGCCTGCCCCCCCGATGACGTCGAAGACGGCCCCAAGGAGGTGCCGATCGCGTGA